A single region of the Syngnathus acus chromosome 6, fSynAcu1.2, whole genome shotgun sequence genome encodes:
- the cntn1a gene encoding contactin-1a has product MPNLILLLYLLLLLFSSPAATSMLEEEPDFYRDEATGYGPVFEEQPVDTIYPEESPEDKITMSCRARASPPATYKWMLDGVEIDLGAEHQHYRLSEGNLVISEPVKNQHEGRYTCLASNTFGTVVSREASVQFGYLDLFSSEERESVYVKEGQGAVLLCAPPPHHPADLSFRWILNEFPTFILLDKRHFVSQITGNLYISKVEASDSGNYSCIASSASISKSVFSNYIPLVPLSERPNRKYPADLNVKFPDTTTLVGSNITLECFALGNPVPDIRWKKLNGELPANHEVRMAGAHLHLYNVRPEDGGEYQCEAVNSKGKDYHSAHLSVEAFPEWVERISSAEADLGSAYTMSCLASGKPKPNVRWLKNGEPLDREVMAFSSLTFEDSGMYQCIAENPHGVIFANAELRVFDCAPTFEHNPVKHVLAPRNGRVVIECRPKAAPKPKVSWSKDTELLSNSSRMFIWEDGSLEILNVTRTDEGRYTCFAQNDRGKANSTGSLTVTDSTKITLAPSNADVKVGENAWMQCAASHDSSLDITFIWSLDGRVIDLDKDGQHYERTPNGSSDGELMIKKAQLKHAGIYTCTAQTTVDNVTSSASLVVRGPPGAPAGLRVTDKSDKNVTLQWSRGADNHSPISKYTIQYRDAFSPAVWKNATTSPPDVEGNAETATVVDLVPWTEYEFRLIATNTLGAGDPSVPSRKEKTLPSSPVVAPSDVGGGGGTSRELTITWTPVQEQYYYGPYFGYIVAFKPRAGVEWTQVTVSDPQAKRYVHKDPSIAPATEFIVKIQAFNSKGEGPYSLPQTIYSAQDVPTDAPANIDGKALSATDAVVWWFPITQSNIDGYQVKYWRKKEDSEGGAHSVSVSSRENHTRVDNMKPDSLYLIEIRGYNSAGYGPASDRLEIRTKKPPPAQAPRIISKKFKSTKISVSWEHVKTLASESPVNGYKVLYRPQQGHSPVTLYSTPHRTIELPLHENETYVVEVRATSEGGDGAVAQIFITGGSVTPARPLSTLGLLLLAVLCLNL; this is encoded by the exons ATGCCCaacctcatcctcctcctttaTCTCCTTCTGCTGCTCTTTAGCTCCCCCGCAG CTACATCTATGCTAGAGGAGGAACCCGATTTTTATCGAG ATGAAGCCACAGGTTACGGGCCGGTGTTTGAGGAGCAGCCGGTGGATACCATCTACCCCGAAGAGTCACCCGAGGACAAAATCACCATGAGCTGCCGGGCCCGAGCCAGTCCACCTGCCACATACAA ATGGATGCTGGACGGCGTAGAAATCGACCTGGGCGCCGAACACCAACACTACAGGTTGTCGGAAGGCAACCTGGTCATCAGTGAGCCCGTTAAAAACCAACACGAGGGGAGGTACACCTGCTTGGCCAGCAACACCTTCGGGACGGTCGTTAGCCGAGAGGCGTCGGTCCAGTTTGGAT ATTTGGACCTTTTCTCGTCGGAGGAGAGGGAGTCTGTGTATGTTAAAGAAGGACAGGGGGCAGTTCTTCTCTGTGCTCCTCCTCCACATCATCCAG CTGACCTGTCCTTCCGATGGATCCTCAACGAGTTCCCCACTTTTATCCTGCTGGACAAAAGGCACTTCGTCTCGCAAATAACAGGCAACCTTTACATCTCCAAAGTGGAGGCCTCGGACAGCGGCAACTACTCGTGCATCGCCTCCAGCGCCTCCATCTCCAAGAGCGTCTTCTCCAACTACATCCCGCTGGTTCCCCTCAGCGAAC GTCCAAACCGGAAGTATCCGGCTGACCTCAACGTCAAGTTCCCCGACACCACCACTCTGGTGGGGAGCAATATCACTTTGGAATGCTTTGCTTTGGGAAA cCCTGTCCCGGACATCCGCTGGAAGAAGTTGAACGGAGAGCTTCCCGCCAACCACGAGGTACGCATGGCGGGGGCTCACCTGCATCTGTACAACGTACGGCCGGAAGATGGCGGCGAGTATCAGTGCGAGGCCGTCAACTCCAAGGGAAAAGACTATCACAGCGCACATTTGTCTGTGGAAG cttttcCCGAATGGGTGGAGCGCATCAGCAGCGCCGAGGCAGACCTCGGCAGCGCCTACACCATGTCCTGTTTGGCCAGCGGCAAACCCAAACCAAATGTCCGCTGGCTGAAGAACGGAGAGCCG TTGGATAGGGAGGTGATGGCGTTCAGCAGCCTGACGTTTGAAGACTCCGGGATGTACCAGTGCATCGCTGAGAATCCCCACGGGGTCATCTTTGCCAACGCTGAACTGCGTGTGTTTG ACTGCGCTCCCACTTTTGAACACAACCCGGTCAAGCACGTCCTCGCTCCTAGAAACGGACGAGTGGTGATCGAGTGTCGACCCAAAGCCGCCCCCAAGCCCAAGGTCTCGTGGAGTAAGGACACCGAGCTGCTGTCCAACTCCAGCAG GATGTTCATCTGGGAGGACGGCAGCTTGGAGATCCTCAACGTGACTCGCACGGACGAGGGCAGGTACACCTGCTTTGCCCAAAACGACCGGGGCAAGGCCAACAGCACAGGCTCTCTAACGGTAACAG ACTCCACAAAGATCACCTTGGCGCCCTCCAACGCTGACGTCAAAGTTGGTGAAAACGCCTGGATGCAGTGCGCCGCGTCACACGACTCCTCCCTGGACATCACCTTCATCTGGTCCCTGGACGGCCGAGTCATTGACCTGGACAAGGACGGTCAACATTACGAACGCACCCCG AACGGAAGCTCGGACGGCGAGCTGATGATCAAGAAGGCTCAGTTGAAGCACGCCGGGATTTACACCTGCACGGCGCAGACCACCGTGGACAACGTGACCTCCTCGGCAAGCTTGGTTGTCAGAG GCCCCCCCGGCGCCCCGGCGGGGTTGCGAGTGACGGACAAAAGCGACAAGAACGTAACGCTGCAGTGGAGCCGTGGAGCAGACAACCACAGCCCCATCTCCAAATATACCATCCAGTACCGGGACGCCTTCTCGCCGGCCGTGTGGAAGAACGCCACCACAT CTCCGCCGGACGTGGAAGGAAACGCAGAGACGGCCACCGTGGTGGACTTGGTGCCTTGGACCGAGTACGAGTTCAGGTTGATCGCCACCAACACGTTGGGCGCCGGCGACCCGAGCGTCCCCTCTCGCAAAGAGAAAACCCTGCCCTCCA GTCCTGTGGTGGCGCCCTCGGATGTGGGCGGAGGCGGCGGTACCAGCAGGGAGCTGACCATCACGTGGACG CCCGTCCAGGAGCAGTACTACTACGGTCCGTACTTTGGCTATATCGTGGCCTTCAAACCTCGAGCCGGCGTCGAGTGGACGCAGGTGACAGTGTCGGACCCTCAGGCCAAGCGCTACGTGCACAAAGATCCATCCATCGCTCCTGCTACCGAGTTCATTGTGAAAATCCAAGCGTTCAACAGCAAAGGGGAGGGACCCTACAGTCTGCCCCAGACCATTTATTCCGCACAAGACG TGCCCACCGACGCCCCTGCGAACATCGACGGCAAAGCACTGTCTGCCACCGACGCCGTCGTGTGGTGGTTCCCCATCACGCAGAGCAACATAGACGGATACCAG GTGAAGTATTGGCGGAAAAAGGAGGACAGTGAAGGCGGCGCCCACAGTGTGTCGGTGTCCAGTCGGGAAAACCATACCAGAGTGGACAACATGAAACCCGACTCCCTTTACCTCATCGAGATCCGGGGATATAACTCCGCCGGCTACGGCCCGGCCAGCGATCGCCTGGAAATCCGCACCAAGAAGCCGC CTCCGGCTCAAGCCCCTCGCATCATCAGTAAAAAGTTCAAGAGCACGAAGATCTCCGTCTCCTGGGAGCACGTGAAGACGCTGGCGAGCGAGTCACCGGTCAACGGTTACAAA GTTCTGTACCGACCTCAACAGGGCCATTCCCCGGTCACGCTGTACTCGACCCCACACCGGACCATTGAACTCCCCCTCCACGAAAACGAGACCTACGTGGTGGAGGTCCGAGCGACTTCGGAGGGCGGCGACGGGGCTGTGGCACAAATCTTCATCACGG GAGGAAGCGTCACGCCCGCCCGACCTCTCAGCACGCTCGGCCTGCTCCTGCTAGCCGTTCTCTGCCTGAACCTCTGA